A region of the Cricetulus griseus strain 17A/GY chromosome 7, alternate assembly CriGri-PICRH-1.0, whole genome shotgun sequence genome:
ctggcCTGAATGGGCTCTACTCTGCTCGCCAGGCCTGGCAGCAGCCCAGCCCCAGGAGgctgccagcacacacacacccccaactccCTCCCGCAGGCGGGACTGTGCCGGCGGCCAGAATGGCTGGCTCCAGTTTCGCTGACGTGTCCGAGGCAGTTCTAGGTCCTGGTTTGGtccttcccatctccccttctctAGAACACAGCAATCCTGGCCTAACAGAGAAGATggtttgagggtctctatcagaAGTTTCTTACACAGAGAACTGGGGAGGAGGCATAGCCCAGGATGCTGATTAAGTCAGGAGGATCCCAAGCCAGTTCTGTTTACTCTGCTTTGTGACCTCTCCCCCCAActccctgccctctgctggcttccaTCGCTGCTATAACTCCAAGGGCTTTTGCACTTGAGCTACAGGTTAGGATTGCCTAGGAAGCTCCCTTAAAACCTCATTTCCCTGGGCTGTGttcatctctttaaaaaaaaaaaaaagtctggtgGGTCTTCTGCACAGCTAGAGAAACTGCAAAAAGGACAATGAGGCCATCAGCTTAACCACTGTGTCTGTCCAGGAAAGGATTCTGGGCCTTGAAATAGGTGTGGCCAGGGTGGCCTGTCCCCACCCAGGTGGGTGTCTTAAGTGGCCCTGTGGGTGACCTGGCTGCTGCCAGACCTGTCAGCCAGGGCAGATAAATCAGTGACTAAGATCAGTCTCTGGCTCAAGTGAACCCTTGGGGTGGCAGGTTGTGCCATCTTAGGAGAGGTGCCACTTGTAGGGCAAGAACACCTGTGGCCACAGGAGCTATGTGGTGGCTGTGGCCCAACTAGAAGTGGGCTAGTAGAATGGCACTGTCAGCAGGAGGCAGGTGTGATGCCACTGGGGCTCAGCCTCCTATCCCAGGGCTTGGCACCCATTGAATAGGCTGTAACCCTGCAATTAACCCTGAATTTTCCAAAACACCTTAGTCACTGCAGAAGGCCATCCACCCCAAGCCTCCCAGGCACACGAGTCTcaaggagatgggaagggaatGGCCTCAGAAGGGGTTTTATCCTGCTCATATTCACTATGCCATTGTTCTACAAGTCACTCAGCAATCAGATGACCCCTCAGCCATTGTATGGCACAAGAGCCACCTTCTGGGGTCCATAAACTGGTCATTGAACCACAATTCTACCCCCACAGTTGTCACTATTGACCAGTGGCTGTGGCTAAGGGCCAACACGGTCCCTAACCTACCCCAGCTTCCTCAGCGCAAGCCGACTCCCTCCTTAATGAGATCTCTCAGGCAGCATCCAGGAATGCCAGAGCATTATTGCATTCCCCAGGAGGAGCTGGCATGCCTTCAGGGGAGGGGGCGTCCCCAACCTTGAAGAAGAACTGGCCTCTTGCtttcccccatccccccaaactGAGGTGGCCTGAAGACTCCTCACACCCAGGGAGACTGGAATGAGGAAAAGCGGGGGAGGCCTTAGGCCTGGACAGCAGGCTGAGGGGTTGGGGAAAGCAGCCCCGGCTGACTCTGGAATGTGGAAACTGATAAAAGGAAGGAGGTCCAGTCCTCCCTGGCTAACACCAAACGCCAGAGCACCCCTACAGGCCCTGCTGCAGTcacgtgcacagacacacaccctcTGGGCCACACTcctgtgcgcacacacacacacacacacacacacacacacacacacacacacacctctccctctttctccaagaacacacacacaaattccacAGCAGTGAGGGGAGATGTTTTCTTGGCAACACAAGGGCCTTGGGCTCCACAGCTCTGGGAGGGGCTCTGAGGGGTGCTGAAGGGAGCTCTGGGAGAGAGGCTGATCCCCTTCACATAAGATTAGGACCTGTGTCCCTGGTCAAGAATGACTTTAGGCATTTACCCAAGAGAACTGTCTGCTTGAGGTGGTGAGGGGGGAAACTACTTCCTGGTGCCAACTGGAACCCCACTTTCCTATTCTTAGAAGCTGTGCAGCACCACCCTGGCTCTTCTGTGGGACTTATCCCTACTAACCCAGGGCTGGGGATATCTGAATGGAAGTGAGAAGGGGGCTACATGCCTAGCTATCTCTCTTGGTCCCAGGGCTACCTGCCAGAGAGGACTCACCCAGGAAAGCATAAGTCTTGGCAGTGTCTGGAGGGGTCCTGTGCTCACCTCCTCTTCCGCCACTTCCAGGGAATGACATCCAAACACATGCCCTTCACCCCTTACCCTCTGGCTCTGTACCCACAGATCTCAGGTGGCTGTTCCTGAGTGCAACTGCTAAGCTTGGGGAGGTAAGGACATGCAGTGCTTGCCCCCTCCCGGGCTGGCAGGGCTGGCAGGGCTGGCACGCGTGCTCCCAGGCCCTTTCCTCTCTGGATAGGAGATGCTAGATAATGGTCTGGAGGGAATCCAGCTGGGCTGCTCATTACCAGagccctcttcctgcctctgacactCTGTTTACAGAAGTTCCTCAGGGGCTGATTCCCCTGGGAGAGGACAGTAAACTCTAGAGActgccctcccatcccccacctgcCTGTCCCTGCTCTATGGGGCTATGCTAACAGCTGGGTCCATACTGGCCTTCGTTGCCCATAACCAATAGAGCTCCTCACAAGGCTCCAGCCCACCCACATGTCTgctttcccagcacccaaaatCCAGCCTAAGGGCAAGGGACCTTTTACATTATGGCCAGTCCTCATCCCCAACTGCTCTTGGCCAAGACAAGGAAGAAGGCTCTCTTGGTGCCTCTTCCTCTCACCTGGCATTAATATATAAAGTATGCAAAGGGACCCCTGGACCCTTAGGTTTCTTCTACCCTGTAGACTCCACTCCTAGGATCCAATAGGTGGAAGCAGTCAGCGACCCTGGTGTGGTAATCGTTAACTAGTAGGGGTGAGGTAGTGTGGTTGGCACCAATCAGCTGGCCTGCTATTGACCACAGAGAACCTCAGCAGTCTTCTGGCCCCAGAGCTGTGAGCCCAGGGACACAAAGAACTAGGCTGGCTATAGGCCATTGGGTTTGCAGCCCAAGCAAAACCCCTTTACTGGGAGAGATGAGATGCTGATATTGGATACTGAAGGTTCTGGTCAAAGTCTATCCCTCACCTGGGGGTACACCTACCAGTCTTCCCACTCCCATTACTCTCCAGGGCTGCCTGAATATTTGCAGGCCCCAGTTCTGCCATGTGTGACAAGGCCCAGAGGACCCCAGGCGACCAGTCTGCACAGGGGCACCAGTCTGTCTGACCCCATGAGGGGAAAAGTAACCAGACTACGGCTGGGCCATCCCCTAAAAGGGGTTTGATTCATAAAACTGGTCACGCCAGAGGGCCCAGCCGTGGGAGGAGGAAGCAAGGGAGGGGGGGTGTTTATTTTGTCTACTCAGAGCCTTACGGGTAGGTGAGCCATGTACAATTGCACACCCCGGCTCTCCGGAGGGTCAGGGAAGGCCCCCGGgcccactgggggggggggcggggaacaACTGGACATGCCTGCCCAGGTAGTCGCCCGAGGCCAAAGGAAGCCCCTCGTTCCTGCAATCGCAGGAGAATGTGTGTGCTAGTATGCAGGGCGACTGTGATCAGTCTTGCCTGGCGCCCCCGCCCTCGTCCCTAAACACTCACCGGGAGGCGGTGGCCGAGGGAGCCCGGCGGTAAGGCCCACCGCCTCAGTGGGGTCTCAGTCCTTCGCCTCCGGCCGGTCCCAAGGGGTCCGGGATCCCGGGGTCCGGAGGCTGTGGCGTCCGCGACTCCCAGTCCCAGGCTCCGGCTCCGAAGTTGGCTTGTTAGAGGCTGGTCTCTCCTTAAGATGTAGGGGGTGGGACTGTCTCTACTGAAGGCGGGGCTCCTCCCCATTGGCCGAGGCAGGGTTTGGCTGAGCCTACACACACCCCTCCGCTGAGTGGGTCATTGCACTGAGCAGGCCAAATCTGCACCTAGATACCTCTCAACCCCAGGGAGGAGAAATTTTATTAGGCTGGCTTCAGTCAATCCTTAGTTTGCTGTGTGACATTGGACAGATTACTGCTTTTCTGCTGAAAAACAAATTGTGACATAAATGCAGGAGGTGAACATGAGCCAAGCCTTGGTGATGCACgtctttagtaccagcactcgggaggcagaggcaggccgagttcgagaccagcctggtctacaagagctagttccaggacagcctccaaagccacagagaaaccctgtctcgaaaaaccaaagagggGGGAAAGGTGAACATGAGGGTCAGTGAAGATCTAGAGAAGCAGAGGATAGGGTAGGAAAGCCAGCTGGGGTGAGGGCTTAGTCCCCATGACCAGCCCAGCTTGCCAAAGCTCAGGATTTTTCATACAAATCTAGATTTTTTTAGGTGTAATCTCTCAGTGTGCTATTGTTGGAGACTAATCCCAATTGCAAAAGCTAGAAAGGCCACACAGTGCTTCCAGGAGCCTCTTACATAAAATCTCATATTCTGGGTTTGGGATCCTTGTGGCCATGACAGCATCCCTGGTCACCTTCCTGGttttaaatggaagaaagaatgaggTCTAGAAACAGATGTCTGCTCAGACTCCTTCAGTTACTGGAAGCTAAGCTTCAAGGCCACAGTATGCTTGGGATGAGAGGCAGAGTTGGGGACTTCATTAACAGTAGGAGGGACCTAGGTGTTTGTTGACAGTGGCCCTTGATTGAATGGGAGGGGCTGGTGCCAGGGACTAGTTCAGAAAAATCCCCTGCCTGTAGGATTCCAGGAAAATGATCATCCTCAACCCTCCCCCTCCATGGTTTGTGGTTAAAATCATGCCTTAGAGCCTTTGGGGATCCAGCTCAGATCCCAGATTTCACCGCTGTACCCCTTTGTACCTGGCCTGTAGCCAAGGCCTTTGGCTGAGTCACACTAGCTGAAGACTTGCTGGACTCCATCACCAGGAATGAAGGGGGTCTGGATCTAGTTATCAGGAGCTAAGCAGGGTCCTTGTGTTGTAAATGCAGAGCATCAACATGGGTGCACAgcacaaacaagcacacacacacacacacacactactcctGTGCAGAGCTAACGCCGGGTGTTTTATTTGCTCTGTGTAGCAGGTTTGAAACTTTGAAGCCATTGccagaatttaaaaaatcaggtgttttgaCATTAAAGCAGGGTTCTCAAGCCTTTGAACGGGGACTTTTCTGAGGCTGAGTGGCACTGTCCCTCTGGCCAGGGCTCAGGTTCACCAATTACTCTAGGCCCAAATTCTTTGTGTGCCAGGCTCCTTGATCACTGAGTGTTGGAGTCAGCTCTGTCATCCAGCTCTCTGAaccctgaggcaggaagattgaaaattcaaggccagcctgaataaTTCCAGGAGACCTTCCTCAAAACAGAAGATGGGGTTGGGGGGTAGAGGAGGTGTATATCTCAGTAGTAAAGCACTTAGGATAAGTAAGGTACTAGATTCAATACCCAGTACCAGCaaaaaagaggaaacacacaAGTACTGTGTGACTTCTAGTCAAGCTGTCCCCAAGTCTCTTCCCATGAATCATGAGTCCTCTGAGGCCCCTTCCTTCCACAGTCTTCAGTATGTCCTAACTTGTCTAACGTCTTATTGTTGCTGTCCAGATACCAACTCCAGGGACCTCCACAAAGGAAGAGTGTGGGACACCTTTGGCCCAGTCTGGGTGACAGTGACAGATCCATAGAACTTGGACTGCTTTTAATAAGGGGTGTTGCCAAGCTGTCTGGGGTCGTGGATGGAGGGGATACCAGAGGAGTTAAGAGCTGTTTTCCTCCAGCAAGCCACCCTAATCCTTTCACAGGGCACTTGGTAGAGCTTAGTGCATTATCAGACCAAAGTCACCTCTCACTATCTAGTAGGTGACACCATTTTCCGCAGTCTTCTGGTTAGGGATAGCTCTAAGCCTTGGACCCTCTCTGACTTTGGGTTTGGGGTAGACTCTGGACTGATGTCAGGGTGAGAGTCCTTCAAGGTGGCAAGCCTAGAGACCGTAGCAACGGGCAAGGTACTGGCACTACCTCCTTTCCCATTTGCCCTCTGTCAAGTCAAGGTGTGTCTTCTGCATTCTGGACCCAGACACAACTTGGCTCTCTTCACAAGGCCTGGAGTCAGGCCCATGCCAGCTGTTGGCTGTTAGTTCTGGGTGCTGTGACCCCATTTCCTTGCCCATCCTGACCAGTGGGCAGCAGGATGCTCCTGCCTAGCAGAGAAGTCCAGATGGCTCTGCCTGAGGCAAGGAGGACTGGCCTGACCTGTCAGAGGAATCAGCCCTGCCCTCTATGACTTCCTGCTCCTGCTACCCAACACCTGAGTCAGTGGGCCAGAGCTGAGGGGGTGGGACGAGGGGAGGCCTAGCCTGCCTTCTGCAGGAGGTGGTTTTAGAGAGCTGGTAAATATCAATGCCCCAGTGGAATTAACAAGGCTCTTGTCATGTTCTCTCCTGTGAGTACAGCAGAGGTCATAGAGGCCTCCCCTGCCAGATCACTTGCTCCCCACCTCTGCTCCAGTCCTATGTTCCTTTGGCTCCCAGTTTTCCCAACCTTTCTTTTCTTAGTCTGTGTGACCCATCTCGGTACCATTGTGCTCCTACCCTACTTTGTCTTAAGTATACCCACAGTTGGGGATGGTAGAATGATTTGCCTAACATATATGAGGCCCTGAATTCTGTCCCCagtttcacaaaacaaacaaaaagtaattacCATCTTCTAATTGTTTATCTCCTACTGGAGACAGAACTCCTGATTCACCAGGCCCTGTTTCATCTGGCTCTGCCCACCTGAGTCTCAGCCGTCACCCTCACTGCCCAGGCCACCACATACATTCTTTCCTGTCCCTCCAAAGGCCTTGATCCAGCACCTGCTACAAGCCCTTCTCCTTGTCTGGAACCCTATCCCTTGTGATGTTTGACTTTTCCCTGACACTGGGATTGAAGAAACACCCCCTCCCCAGTGGTCCAGCCAAGACCAGCTAGTCCTGCCTACTACTACACAACCTCAGAGAACCCTTCTTTCATGTGTTTAGTTATGAGATTTTATATGCCTTGTGCACCAGGCAACAGTGTGCCTTGAAGATTAGTATGGGGTCTGTAGTACCCTCCTTTATTCATACAAGCAGGCTGAGCTGAGGGGAGTGGAGAAatgattataaataaatgaatgaataaagccATATGAAAACTGCAGGGGCTCTAATGTCAACTTTAGTATTGTGGGGTGACCCTAAGCCACACACCACCTTATCCCTTACTTGCCTTCCACTGTGGTAGACAGGGGTCAGCCTGAGTAGAGAAGGGCTTCAGTGAGGCCAGCTCACCCTGCCATCCTGAGGTTATTAGGGCCTGTACTACTCACAGGTTACCAACTTGGGCCCTCCAAGAAAGTGTGGAGACACCCAGGGCCTCATCCAGTTCTCCACCTATTTTGAGGCTCCTGGAAGAACAGTAGTAtgcaggggaggaaggaactGGACAACTTACTCAGCGAGGGACCACAACAGGGATGGAACACTGGGAGTGTCAGAGACTACAGTCAGGAGCAAGTGATAAATTCTcacagccagacagtggtggcgcacgcctttaatcccagcacttgggaggcagaggcaggcagatctctgtgggttcaaggccagcatggcctacaaagtgagttccaggacagccaaaggtatttcaggaaaaaccaaacaaacaaaggcgGCTCTCAGGTTCttctgttcttctgtatgctAGATGTGTCTCACCAAATAAGAGGCCACTGCAAGGTGGCACTCTTGGGCCTGGGACCTTCTTGTAAAGGGCCTCCAGGGCCCAGAGAGGAAGGGAGTTCTTGACCAATGAAAAAGTTGGTCTTGGGCTGAAGTTGTCATAGTGTCAAGGGCTCTAGCCTCCTCCAACCCTCTGGATTCCCAGATACCACTCCCTGCCACCATGACCTTACCTCAGGAATGTCTTTCTTTCTGGCCTGGGCTGTAGCCTCAGGGATTCCAGAGAAACCCAGCAGCTTTGGGAGGGCCTTTCTGGCTCAGCTGGGCACAGGGAATTGGAGTCAGGATGGAGGGCAGTCTGAGCCTCTAAGATGTAGGATGATGGAGTAGCCAGCACCACCCTATCCCTGGAGTGGCCCCTACAGTGCTAGGTTGCACCGGAGGTTGGAGGGTCCCTGGTTGGAACATCTGTGCCCTTAACTCCTTGACTGTTCTGGTCTCATCTAAGCTGGCTGAAGCATTACAAGACCTGGGGTAGAGGTCAGGCCTGAGTTTCCAGTGCCCAGGGCTATTGCAAACACTGCAGGGAAGCAAAACAACtggatgtgtgtgttggggggcactTAGTATATGGGCAGTACCAGAAGAAGAGATTGAGGATTCTGGGGGCCAACCAGATACAGCAGGACCAAGTAACTGATACCTTCTAAGTCCCTGTTCTGATGTCACAGGTTTGCAGCCTTCCTGTCATCCCTTACCTATCATCCAGCCCACTGGTACTCTTTCCCCAGGTCTCTGATACCCCTGCTGGATCCAGATTCCGGGCTGTTGATCCTGGCAGGAAAGGTAAGCAAAAAGCTGGATCACCCCACCCACTGCCCTCCATGTGCACTACTCAGAATTCAGGCCCTGtgctgttttcttccttgctGTCCCCTGAAAGAGCAATCAAAAACAGTGCGGCCCAGTCCTGTGCTATCTTCACCTAAGCAGCCAAGACGATATGACCTCTAGGTAGTCCTCAGGAGGACAAAATCACAGTGTTGGTATGGTGTTGGCATGGCATAAATATTCTCCCTGGTGCTCACCACACAATGTAATCAGCAAGTAAGGGGAAGTCTGTTGAGGGGGTGCAGCTCCGCACCCAGAAGAATAGAAGCTTCTAGGTGGTTGATGCAAGTCTATAGCCTATGGTCAGGTGAAATGCAGGCTGTATGTGTTTCAGGGTGAGAATCAGCTGTACTGCTACGAGGTGACTCCACAGCAGTCTGCGCTGAGCCCAGGTGAGTCCTAGTTCTCCTTGCCACCCTGACACTGCCACCGTTTGCTTCCCTCGCTGACTATCCCCTATGGTGTCTTTGGCAGTGACCCACTGCATTCTGGAGAATGTACTGCGAGGGGCAGCCCTTGTCCCCCGgcgagcactggctgtcctgagtTGTGAGGTGCTCCAAGTCCTTCAGCTAAGTGACACAGCCATCATACCCATCAGCCACCACGTGCCCCGAAAAGTGAGAGGGACCTGGACAAGGGGTTGGGGGTCTAGAGAATTGGGGCCTCACTAACTGACTACCTGCCTCTTACCAGGCTGTAGAGTTCCATGAGGACCTGTTTCCTGACACGGCCGGCTCTGTGCCTGCTTCTGACGCCCACACCTGGTGGGCTGGGGACAACCAGCAGGTAGGGCCAAGCCCAgctcatcctcttcctcttcttaatCCCTGGTCCCAGCAACCCCTGGGAGCTCACGTTTGGTTCTCAGCCTCATGTCCACCCCTCCAGGGGTCTCCTTCACACTTGGCAGCACGTGCCTTCTTCAGTGGCCTGCTTACCCACAGGTACAGAAGGTCAGCCTAAACCCAGTCTACCAGCCCCATCCCAGGTTTATCTCTTCCCTGGTGCCCCCTATGGAACCACCCCTGGACATGGCCCAGCCTGCAGAGATGCCCAGAGCGGACACAGACCCAAGTGTAAGTACCAAGTCACCTCCCCTACGGCTGCTAAGACACCACAGTAAGGTAGTGAAGTGGTACTATTCACCTGCCAAAAAGCCTTTCTGATCTTCTTTAGCTGTCAGGCATAACAGAGATGGAGGGATATGTGCAGCATAGTAAAGAATTTAGAATTGTATTCTAAGCTGAGCAGATGTTAAAGAAACAGGGCTGGCGGGGCAAATGGATCTCagaattcaatgccagcctggtctatagagtgagttctaggacagccagggctacccatagaaaccctatctttaaaaaatcaaacaaacaaacaaacaaaaaagaagcagggTTGTTCTTGAAATGCTGGCAGCTGTAACTCCTGGCATAGTCCCCCACAaactgggaggcaggagcagtcATCTCTGTCCCCTGGGCCTAAAACTCATTCTCTTCTTTCGATGTCACCTGACTCATGCTTCATCAGGCTCATGCCCAAACCATTGTCCTGAAGCCCAGAGGAGCCCAGAGCAATGGCCCAGGAATTGGCCAGCTGTCCCCTTTCTACTTGTTTAGTACACCTAGGGACTGTTGGCTgaccaggtctctctctctccaggagggtttttcttctcctcccagcTCACTGATCTCACCCTCCACACCATCCAGTCTGGGGCCTTCACTCTCCAGCACCAGCGGCATTGGTACCAGCCCCAGTCAGCGGTCACTTCAGAGTCTGCTGGGTAAGCTGCTCAGGGCAGGACCCTGTCTGCCCCAATCCTATCCTCTGTCCACCAACCCTGAGGACAGACCTTATATAGACTAGCCCAGGCTTGAGCTGCTAGAACCACTGCTTTTCAGGCTGTAGAGGATATGAGCAAGCATTTTTGGACAAGTTGTATATGCCAAACCTTATCCAAGCCCACACCAGGCTCCTTCCAGTGATGAGGGCAGTAGGTGGCCAAGACTAGGTGCAGGATACACAGGTGTGCATCCTCACACTTGACTGTgtctccaccaccaccaggccccaGTTCTAAATTCCGCCATGCTCAGGGCACCATCCTCCACCGAGACAGCCATATCACCAACCTTAAGGGACTCAACCACACGACACCTGGTGAAAGCGATGGCTTCTGTGCTAATCGGCTGCATGTGGCTGTACCCCTGCTCAGCAGTGGCGGGCAGGTAGCTGTGCTTGAGGTAAGGGCCCTGCCCCACCAGGGTTACTTTCAGGTCCTTATAGTGGGCAGGAACAGGATCCTAAAGGTCTAGCCTAACTCACTAAGCACAGACCATGTGGCAGCAGTCACCTGTCCAACATAGCCTCTCACCAACCCAGCTGCCTCGTGTGGTAGGTGCCTTTCTTattccattttccagatgagagTGAAGAAGTTCAGAGAGGTGTAGTGACCTGACGTGGTCACACAGCTTCGTAAGTGGAGCAGGATTCAATCGCCAGCAATCTTGAGTCCCAAGCCTGagctcctcccaccctcccacgcTGCTATGCCCTCACTGCCCTCACTTACTGGGGGCCTCACAGTGGGCACTTGGGGGCTTAGCACAAGTTGTCTAAGGCAGAGAGCTTGGGCCACCCAGCAGTGGGGTATCTGTCGGTCTGTTGTAGAAGGTGGCATCCAGGCACCTGTTTTCCTGAGACTGGCTCACTTGCCTGATTCTGATGTGCCTTGGGGTGGGGGTTCCTCCCACAGCTGCAGAAGCCAGGCCGCCTGCCTGACACAGCATTGCCCACACTGCAGAATGGGACAGCGGTAATGGATCTGGCCTGGGACCCCTTTGACCCACACCGCCTTGCTGTGGGTAAGCAGCCTGGATGCCCAGGGTTGAGAAAAGGTTCCAGGCCCTGCAGTGAAGATACACTCTTCTTTCCATAGCTGGGGAGGATGCCAGGATCCGACTATGGCGGGTGCCCCCTGGAGGCCTCAAGAATGTTCTCACCACCCCTGAGACTGTGCTCACAGGTTAGAGGGCCCTGATAGAGTCTGGTGGGGCAGTGGTTTCCCAGGGACTGACTCAGATAACCTTCTGGTCCTCTCCAGGCCACACAGAAAAGATCTACTCTCTGCGATTCCACCCACTGGCTGCTGACatactggcttcctcttcctATGACCTAACCGTTCGCATCTGGGACCTTCAGGCTGGAGCTGAGCAGCTGAAGCTTCAGGGCCATCAGGACCAGGTAGAACAGCTGCAGAGGTGAGGGTCCAGCCATAAAAGGAGAGGCCACCTCTTATGCCCTTGTCTGTTCCCAGATCTTTAGCTTGGCCTGGAGTCCAGATGGGCAGCAACTAGCAACTGTGTGCAAGGATGGGCACGTACGGGTCTATGAACCCCGGAGCAGCCCTGTACCCCTACAGGTGGGCATGTATGGTCTGGAACAGGGACAAACTCAAGGTCTATAAACCTTTCAAACAACCCTGCCGATGCACTTGCATGGTCTGGGGGTTGGTGGAACCTCAGGGTCTACATGCCCATGAGCAGCCCTGTACCCCTGAAAGTAAGCATGTAGGAGCTGGGTGGGGGTCAGGGTCTGTGAGCCCTGGAGTAGCTCTGCATCCCTATGCGTGAGTACCTTTGGGCTAAAGGTGTCCTTTTTGTTCATTCATGTGGTATATCTCTATAGGAAGGCCCAGGACCTGAAGGTTGCCGTGGAGCCCgcattgtgtgggtgtgtgatggTCGTTGTCTGCTGGTATCTGGCTTTGACAGGTGAGGACTTAGGGACCCCCAGGCTTTATCAGCCTTCTGATTTCCCGTTTCCCAAGGTTATAGCATCTATCAGGCTTGCAAAAACTGTTCCCACAGCCAGGCACAATGGAGAATTCTATAAATCCCAGCATAGGTGGATCACTGCAAGTAAGTGGATCAGTAGATTATGGAGTAATGGATAAATAGATGAATTAGTAAGTGATTAGACAGATAGACAGGCAGGAAGACGGTTGGATGGGAGAAAGTGTTGGTGAGGGAATGTGTATTAACAGGGGATTCAGAGGGTGAGGCCAGACTGGGAATCCATGCATGAATGCGACCAGGGAAGGCACAGGGAACAGAGCCAAGCCTGCAGCGGAGGCCTGAGAGGTGGGCATCAGGCACTTTGGATGATGGCCTGGGAAGGGCCTTCCCAGAGAGGTATCAAATGAACTGGGTCATTCAAGTGTGGAAGAAATGCTGACTGCTGGAGCTGAGGGTGCAAAGCATAATGTGAGGGGGAAAAGGCCAAACAGGAGGCTGCAGTAGACCAGGATAGGCCCCGAGGTCAGGCTTGTACAGAAGACAGGCCAGAGGCGAGTGGAGGCCGAGCACCTTTTCCCCAGCTAGGCTACTTAGAAGTAGGGCTAGACTCATCTCTCCTTTGACTGCTGGCCCTTAGGCTTTCCAGCCCAGAAAGGAGCAGGGTCCCTGTGGGAGTCTTTGCCCTACCCCAGGCCTCTTCAGCCCTAAGGATCTGCTCTACTCCTGACTCCCTGGCAGCCGAAGTGAACGTCAGCTGCAATTGTACATAGCTGATGCCCTGGCTGACGGCCCCTCAGCAGTGCTGGGCCTTGATGTAGCTCCTTCCACCTTGCTTCCAAGCTATGACCCTGATACTGGCCTGGTGCTTCTCACTGGCAAGGTTGGCGGGAACGGACTGCCTGGGCGTGGGGCAGGGTCTGGTGTAGCTGGCTGCTTCACTTTCATGCCCCACCTCTGTCCTCCAGGGTGATACCCGTGTGTTCTTATATGAGGTGCTCCCAGAGGCCCCTTTCTTCTTGGAGTGCAACAGCTTCACGTCATCTGATCCTCATAAGGTAATGTCAATCTCACCACTGAACTTTCTGTCCCCACGTTGGACTGCAGGGTTCccatgccctcttgtggccttaTGCGGAATTGCAGGAGCCAATA
Encoded here:
- the Coro7 gene encoding coronin-7 isoform X1, whose product is MNRFKVSKFRHMEARPSRREAWISDIRAGTTPTYGNHIKSSCSLIAFNSDRPGVLGIISQEGHGESKRHVAYLGCHSDLVTDLDFSPFDDFLLASGSADRTIKLWRLTGAKDTLPSVPGIVLGPEELPVEVVQFHPTSDGVLVSTAGRAVKIWDAAKQQPLTELEAHKDLVQSAVWSRNGALVGTTCKDKQLQIFDPRARTKASQSTQAHENSRDTRLAWTGIQEHLVSTGFNQMREREVKLWDTRHFSSALASITFETSSGSLIPLLDPDSGLLILAGKGENQLYCYEVTPQQSALSPVTHCILENVLRGAALVPRRALAVLSCEVLQVLQLSDTAIIPISHHVPRKAVEFHEDLFPDTAGSVPASDAHTWWAGDNQQVQKVSLNPVYQPHPRFISSLVPPMEPPLDMAQPAEMPRADTDPSEGFSSPPSSLISPSTPSSLGPSLSSTSGIGTSPSQRSLQSLLGPSSKFRHAQGTILHRDSHITNLKGLNHTTPGESDGFCANRLHVAVPLLSSGGQVAVLELQKPGRLPDTALPTLQNGTAVMDLAWDPFDPHRLAVAGEDARIRLWRVPPGGLKNVLTTPETVLTGHTEKIYSLRFHPLAADILASSSYDLTVRIWDLQAGAEQLKLQGHQDQIFSLAWSPDGQQLATVCKDGHVRVYEPRSSPVPLQEGPGPEGCRGARIVWVCDGRCLLVSGFDSRSERQLQLYIADALADGPSAVLGLDVAPSTLLPSYDPDTGLVLLTGKGDTRVFLYEVLPEAPFFLECNSFTSSDPHKGFVLLPKTECDIREVEFARCLRLRQTSLEPIAFRLPRVRKEFFQDDVFPDTAVSWEPVLNAKAWLGGANGQPQLLSLQPPGMTPVSQAPREAPARRAPSSAQYLEEKSDQQKKEELLSAMVAKLGNREDPLPQDSFEGVDEDEWD
- the Coro7 gene encoding coronin-7 isoform X2, yielding MIPAWISDIRAGTTPTYGNHIKSSCSLIAFNSDRPGVLGIISQEGHGESKRHVAYLGCHSDLVTDLDFSPFDDFLLASGSADRTIKLWRLTGAKDTLPSVPGIVLGPEELPVEVVQFHPTSDGVLVSTAGRAVKIWDAAKQQPLTELEAHKDLVQSAVWSRNGALVGTTCKDKQLQIFDPRARTKASQSTQAHENSRDTRLAWTGIQEHLVSTGFNQMREREVKLWDTRHFSSALASITFETSSGSLIPLLDPDSGLLILAGKGENQLYCYEVTPQQSALSPVTHCILENVLRGAALVPRRALAVLSCEVLQVLQLSDTAIIPISHHVPRKAVEFHEDLFPDTAGSVPASDAHTWWAGDNQQVQKVSLNPVYQPHPRFISSLVPPMEPPLDMAQPAEMPRADTDPSEGFSSPPSSLISPSTPSSLGPSLSSTSGIGTSPSQRSLQSLLGPSSKFRHAQGTILHRDSHITNLKGLNHTTPGESDGFCANRLHVAVPLLSSGGQVAVLELQKPGRLPDTALPTLQNGTAVMDLAWDPFDPHRLAVAGEDARIRLWRVPPGGLKNVLTTPETVLTGHTEKIYSLRFHPLAADILASSSYDLTVRIWDLQAGAEQLKLQGHQDQIFSLAWSPDGQQLATVCKDGHVRVYEPRSSPVPLQEGPGPEGCRGARIVWVCDGRCLLVSGFDSRSERQLQLYIADALADGPSAVLGLDVAPSTLLPSYDPDTGLVLLTGKGDTRVFLYEVLPEAPFFLECNSFTSSDPHKGFVLLPKTECDIREVEFARCLRLRQTSLEPIAFRLPRVRKEFFQDDVFPDTAVSWEPVLNAKAWLGGANGQPQLLSLQPPGMTPVSQAPREAPARRAPSSAQYLEEKSDQQKKEELLSAMVAKLGNREDPLPQDSFEGVDEDEWD